The Saprospiraceae bacterium genome includes a window with the following:
- the gatB gene encoding Asp-tRNA(Asn)/Glu-tRNA(Gln) amidotransferase subunit GatB, whose translation MLIKGYEIVIGLEIHVQLNTLSKAFCADRNSFGDTPNTHVSAVSLAHPGTLPVMNSAHLYKAVTLGIALDSELNQTNIFDRKNYFYPDLPKGYQITQDKIPFCKGGIVKFESEGQIKSIRLHHIHMEEDAGKLIHDGHPQYTLTDYNRAGVPLLEIVTEPDFRSGTEVSDFLSELQRIVQYLDISDANMEEGSFRCDCNVSVRPVGESVLGERCEIKNLNSRKFAKAAIVYEANRQISEIESGGKIHKTTMLYDPETNTTRAMRKKENENDYRYFPEPDLPPVVISDNYIADIRSKRIMLPLECNLKLQNAYGLNKNDADLLCESRNLVEWYFNICKLNTSFKEIADLIILKIIPYAKSQNKQPESLKSSLEIAEFISFISSGKASKSAIYQHLFPVWIASENAEILNLAEKSGILQSENQSFLDTLIEQIIAENQDKVKEYRSGKKGLIGFFMGQVKQLSEGKADPIVMKDKLTSKLDNM comes from the coding sequence ATGCTCATAAAAGGTTACGAAATCGTAATTGGTCTTGAAATTCATGTTCAGTTAAATACCTTATCGAAGGCTTTCTGTGCGGACAGGAATAGTTTTGGAGATACACCCAATACACACGTCAGTGCTGTCTCATTAGCGCATCCGGGCACTCTGCCGGTTATGAATTCTGCTCATTTGTACAAAGCAGTCACACTGGGGATAGCTTTAGATTCTGAATTGAACCAAACGAATATTTTTGACAGGAAAAATTATTTTTATCCGGACCTGCCAAAAGGATATCAGATTACACAGGATAAAATTCCATTCTGTAAGGGAGGGATAGTAAAATTTGAATCAGAGGGTCAGATAAAGAGCATCAGATTACATCATATTCATATGGAAGAAGATGCAGGTAAGTTGATTCATGACGGACACCCGCAATACACATTGACAGATTATAATCGTGCGGGAGTGCCTCTATTGGAGATAGTAACAGAGCCGGATTTCCGGTCCGGAACTGAGGTAAGTGATTTTTTATCTGAACTACAAAGAATAGTCCAATATCTGGATATCTCAGATGCCAATATGGAAGAAGGCTCTTTCCGCTGTGATTGCAACGTTTCCGTCAGACCGGTTGGCGAATCGGTCCTCGGGGAGCGATGTGAAATAAAAAATCTCAACTCCAGAAAATTTGCTAAAGCTGCAATAGTATATGAAGCCAACAGACAGATTTCTGAAATAGAGTCCGGTGGTAAAATTCATAAAACAACCATGCTTTATGATCCGGAAACCAATACTACTCGTGCCATGCGTAAAAAAGAGAACGAAAATGACTACCGGTATTTTCCGGAGCCTGATTTGCCACCTGTGGTTATTTCGGATAATTACATTGCTGACATCCGATCTAAGCGCATCATGTTGCCACTTGAATGTAACCTGAAGCTGCAAAATGCATACGGTCTGAATAAAAACGATGCGGACTTACTTTGCGAAAGTAGGAATCTTGTGGAATGGTATTTTAATATTTGTAAGTTAAATACATCTTTTAAAGAAATAGCAGATCTGATCATTCTGAAAATCATTCCTTATGCCAAATCACAAAACAAACAACCTGAGTCATTAAAATCTTCATTAGAAATAGCAGAATTTATCTCATTTATTTCTTCCGGTAAAGCATCCAAGTCAGCCATTTACCAACATCTATTTCCTGTCTGGATAGCGTCGGAAAATGCAGAAATCCTTAATCTGGCAGAAAAATCCGGTATATTGCAAAGTGAAAATCAGTCCTTTCTGGATACTTTGATTGAACAGATTATCGCCGAAAATCAGGATAAAGTAAAAGAATACCGATCCGGCAAAAAAGGGCTCATCGGATTTTTTATGGGACAGGTCAAGCAATTATCCGAAGGGAAAGCAGACCCGATTGTGATGAAGGATAAACTGACATCTAAGCTGGATAATATGTGA
- a CDS encoding ABC transporter ATP-binding protein: MQLLFQYLKNYKLLIFLALLLAAINQTFSLLDPYIFGKIIDRFASRPGDYLQNEFTKGVGLLILAAIGVAMVSRIAKAFQDYVTSLIIQKFGAKVYTDGLKHSLKLPFQQFEDQRSGETLNILQKVRADSEKFISNCINVLFASLVGIIFVMIYAFSVEPRLVFIYFAASFFLFALTSYLSKKIKVIQKNIVKETNILAGATTESLRNIELVKSLGLTNQEISRLNTSTMKILQLELKKVRDIRSISFVQGTFVNFLRQSIMFFLLLLIFKNELTVGQLMTLQFYSFFIFGPLQEMGNVILSYREAEASMNNFKSIMSSPIEVKPENPQKINDLETFAFDRVSFRHKSGAGNALEDISFGVKKGQTIAFVGPSGSGKTTLVKLLVGLYAPGEGNIYYNDIDSLQLDIEEVRHQIGFVTQDTQLFSGTIKENLLFVNPKATEKEIHIVLNKAACQNLLARSDNGINSVIGEGGIKISGGEKQRLSIARALLRNPKLIVFDEATSALDSITETEITDTVRNISTSKQHMMVLIAHRLSTIMHADIIFVLEKGKIIETGSHENLLQEKGLYYAMWRQQIGERKNEIIGTV; the protein is encoded by the coding sequence ATGCAGTTACTTTTCCAATATCTTAAGAACTATAAACTACTGATTTTTCTGGCTTTGCTACTTGCTGCCATCAATCAGACATTTTCTTTGCTTGACCCTTATATTTTCGGTAAAATTATTGACCGTTTTGCTTCCCGTCCGGGCGATTATTTACAAAATGAATTTACAAAAGGTGTTGGACTATTGATTCTCGCAGCCATCGGTGTAGCAATGGTAAGTCGGATTGCAAAGGCATTTCAGGATTATGTCACGAGCCTTATTATCCAGAAATTTGGTGCTAAAGTCTATACCGACGGACTGAAACATTCACTGAAACTTCCTTTTCAGCAATTTGAAGACCAGAGAAGTGGTGAGACACTTAATATATTACAGAAAGTTCGTGCAGATTCTGAAAAGTTTATTTCAAATTGTATCAACGTCCTTTTTGCATCTTTAGTAGGTATCATATTCGTGATGATTTATGCTTTTTCTGTTGAACCCCGATTGGTATTTATATATTTTGCTGCATCGTTTTTTCTCTTTGCACTGACCAGTTATTTAAGCAAAAAGATTAAAGTCATCCAAAAAAACATCGTAAAAGAAACCAACATACTTGCCGGAGCGACGACAGAAAGTTTGCGTAATATCGAGTTGGTCAAAAGTCTTGGTCTGACGAATCAGGAAATCAGCCGGCTTAATACTTCCACCATGAAAATTCTGCAATTAGAACTCAAAAAGGTAAGAGATATCCGCAGTATCAGTTTTGTACAAGGGACTTTTGTCAATTTCCTGAGACAGTCCATAATGTTTTTTTTATTATTGCTTATTTTCAAAAATGAACTCACTGTCGGACAATTGATGACACTTCAATTTTATTCGTTTTTTATATTTGGTCCGTTACAGGAAATGGGCAACGTGATATTATCCTATCGGGAAGCAGAGGCATCTATGAATAATTTTAAATCTATCATGAGCTCACCGATTGAAGTAAAGCCTGAAAATCCACAAAAAATAAATGACCTCGAAACCTTTGCTTTCGATCGGGTTTCTTTCAGACACAAATCGGGCGCAGGAAATGCATTGGAAGATATCAGTTTTGGAGTCAAAAAAGGTCAGACCATCGCATTTGTTGGCCCATCGGGATCCGGCAAAACAACTTTAGTAAAACTTCTGGTAGGTCTATACGCACCGGGAGAAGGTAATATTTATTATAATGATATAGATTCCCTGCAACTCGATATCGAAGAAGTAAGGCATCAGATAGGATTTGTGACACAGGATACACAATTGTTTTCAGGCACTATCAAAGAGAATCTGCTGTTTGTCAATCCAAAAGCAACAGAAAAAGAAATCCACATCGTCCTGAATAAAGCGGCCTGTCAGAATCTGTTGGCACGTAGTGACAATGGTATCAATTCCGTTATTGGAGAAGGCGGCATTAAAATTTCAGGGGGCGAAAAACAAAGATTGTCCATAGCAAGAGCGCTCCTTCGCAATCCAAAATTAATAGTATTTGACGAAGCTACTTCTGCATTGGATTCCATCACAGAAACAGAGATTACAGATACCGTCAGGAATATTTCTACCAGTAAGCAGCACATGATGGTACTCATAGCGCACAGACTTTCAACCATTATGCATGCCGACATTATTTTTGTATTGGAAAAGGGTAAAATCATTGAAACAGGCTCCCATGAAAACCTATTGCAGGAAAAAGGTCTTTATTATGCTATGTGGAGACAACAAATCGGAGAGCGCAAAAATGAAATAATCGGAACGGTTTAA
- a CDS encoding lysine 2,3-aminomutase, with the protein MKYKSYSLHNYLSIPQVSLLSEQTKRDISVVANVLPFKVNNYVLDHLINWDDLENDAMYHLTFPQKGMLSEEHYNEMAEAMDKTDDKIQLKVVANKIRYQLNPHPAGQKEYNVPEIDGEKLWGVQHKYREIVLFFPSAGQTCHSYCTFCFRWPQFVGMEELKFAMKETELLVKYLEEHQEVTDILFTGGDPMIMSFKVFEKYIEPFISDDNKTNIQTIRIGSKALGFWPYKFVSDPDADQFLELFERIVKKGINLSFMAHFSHPVELSTEVVKTAISRLRSTGMQIRSQSPILKHINDTADVWSEMWREQVNLNVIPYYMFIPRDTGARDYFAVPLVKAWEIFRSAYTSVSGICRSVRGPSMSCTPGKIQILGVSEINKEKVIALRFLQGRDPDWVGRPFYAKYDAEALWIDDLEPAFSEAFFFENEMAEMY; encoded by the coding sequence ATGAAGTATAAATCTTACAGTTTACACAATTATTTATCTATACCGCAGGTAAGTTTACTTTCCGAACAAACGAAAAGAGATATCAGCGTAGTAGCAAATGTTTTACCCTTTAAAGTAAATAATTACGTGCTGGATCATCTCATCAACTGGGATGACCTTGAAAATGATGCGATGTATCATCTTACTTTTCCGCAAAAAGGAATGTTGTCTGAAGAGCACTACAACGAAATGGCAGAAGCGATGGATAAAACAGATGATAAGATCCAACTGAAAGTTGTAGCCAATAAAATAAGATATCAGCTCAATCCGCATCCGGCCGGCCAAAAGGAATATAATGTTCCTGAGATAGATGGCGAAAAACTTTGGGGCGTTCAGCATAAATACAGGGAAATTGTTTTGTTTTTTCCGAGTGCAGGTCAGACTTGTCACAGTTATTGTACATTTTGTTTCAGGTGGCCACAATTTGTAGGGATGGAGGAGTTGAAATTTGCCATGAAAGAAACTGAACTTCTTGTAAAATATCTGGAAGAGCATCAGGAAGTGACAGATATTCTGTTTACAGGAGGAGACCCCATGATTATGAGTTTTAAAGTATTTGAAAAATATATTGAACCATTTATTTCAGATGATAATAAAACGAATATTCAGACTATCAGAATTGGTTCTAAAGCATTGGGGTTTTGGCCTTACAAGTTTGTGAGCGATCCTGATGCCGATCAATTTTTGGAACTGTTTGAGCGTATAGTCAAAAAAGGAATCAACCTTTCGTTTATGGCGCACTTCAGTCATCCTGTAGAACTTTCTACAGAAGTGGTAAAAACAGCCATCTCACGTCTGCGTTCGACAGGTATGCAGATCAGGTCACAATCACCCATCTTAAAACATATCAATGACACCGCAGATGTCTGGTCAGAAATGTGGCGTGAACAAGTCAATCTAAATGTAATACCCTACTACATGTTTATCCCGCGAGATACAGGTGCCAGAGATTATTTTGCAGTACCGTTGGTCAAAGCCTGGGAAATATTCAGGAGTGCTTACACCTCAGTAAGCGGGATATGTCGCAGCGTTCGGGGACCGAGTATGTCTTGTACACCGGGAAAAATACAAATCCTGGGTGTAAGCGAAATCAATAAAGAAAAAGTGATTGCGTTAAGATTTTTACAAGGACGGGATCCGGATTGGGTAGGTCGGCCATTTTATGCAAAATATGATGCAGAAGCCTTGTGGATTGATGATTTGGAACCTGCATTTTCAGAAGCGTTTTTCTTTGAAAATGAAATGGCAGAAATGTATTAA
- a CDS encoding ATP-binding protein, whose protein sequence is MMNRILQNLIEKQLFKGKTLLITGARQTGKTHLVKNIVQKFDGTYYNCEMQEVKDLLSSTSIASLSRLVPKSKLIVFDEAQDIDDIGKKLKVLHDEISGIQIIATGSSSFDLLNKASEPLTGRSREYLLYPLSMQEIMDDAGIVFAKGKIADLLIFGSYPEVYITDSVADKTEVLTNISNNYLYKDTMRYEDIKKPLVFKKLLTILALQVGSEVSLNKLSNEVNVSIQTVEKYLDILEKNFIVFSLMSFSRNLTKEISKSRKYYFYDLGIRNSIINNFNQISLRQDVGPLWENFCILERMKFNHYSRLNKNLYFWRTYDQQEIDLIEEYGGKLSAFEFKYNIDKAKFPKIFSTTYPDSSFTLINQKNVFDLLE, encoded by the coding sequence ATGATGAACAGGATATTACAAAATTTAATAGAAAAACAATTATTTAAGGGAAAAACTTTGTTAATAACGGGAGCCCGACAGACCGGAAAAACACATTTAGTTAAAAATATTGTTCAGAAGTTTGACGGTACTTATTATAATTGTGAAATGCAGGAAGTGAAAGACTTATTGTCGAGTACTTCTATCGCATCGCTTTCCAGATTAGTTCCTAAAAGTAAACTTATAGTATTTGACGAAGCACAGGATATCGACGATATCGGAAAAAAGTTGAAGGTGCTTCATGATGAGATTTCCGGCATACAAATCATTGCTACGGGTTCTTCATCTTTTGACCTCCTGAATAAAGCATCTGAACCTTTGACAGGAAGAAGCAGAGAGTACCTACTTTATCCGCTGAGCATGCAGGAAATCATGGACGATGCCGGAATCGTTTTTGCAAAGGGGAAAATTGCTGACCTTTTGATATTTGGCTCTTATCCGGAAGTATATATTACGGATTCAGTTGCGGATAAAACAGAAGTTTTGACAAACATTAGTAATAATTACCTGTATAAAGACACCATGAGATATGAAGATATCAAAAAGCCATTGGTATTTAAAAAGCTACTGACTATTTTAGCATTACAAGTGGGAAGTGAAGTAAGTTTGAACAAACTCTCCAACGAAGTTAATGTTTCTATTCAGACAGTGGAAAAATACCTGGATATATTGGAGAAGAACTTTATTGTCTTTTCTCTGATGTCTTTCAGCAGAAACTTAACTAAAGAAATATCTAAATCCCGTAAGTATTACTTTTATGACTTGGGTATAAGAAACAGCATCATCAATAATTTTAATCAGATATCTCTTCGACAGGATGTCGGTCCGTTGTGGGAGAACTTTTGCATACTTGAAAGGATGAAATTTAATCATTATTCAAGACTGAACAAAAACCTGTATTTCTGGAGAACGTATGATCAGCAGGAAATTGACCTGATAGAGGAATATGGCGGAAAGCTTTCGGCTTTCGAGTTTAAATACAATATAGACAAAGCTAAATTCCCTAAAATCTTTTCAACCACCTATCCCGATAGCTCCTTTACTTTGATTAATCAGAAGAATGTATTTGATTTATTGGAGTAA
- a CDS encoding transposase produces MVINAFEQIGQFIAITPARTHDKKFLELLDVKPHSLMVFDRAYNHYLQFAKWSQNKVFFITRKKSNAKYTIVSTIENPSLKGKEHGVHKDQIIELQYKENKEEKVLRLRLITYYDEKGMPYAFLTNSFEELTAEEVAACYKKDGILSFYLRS; encoded by the coding sequence ATGGTCATCAACGCCTTTGAACAAATAGGCCAGTTTATCGCCATCACACCGGCTAGAACACATGACAAGAAATTTTTGGAGTTACTGGACGTTAAACCACACAGCTTGATGGTATTTGACCGAGCCTACAATCACTATCTTCAGTTTGCCAAATGGTCACAAAACAAGGTCTTCTTCATCACCCGTAAAAAGTCAAATGCTAAATATACCATCGTAAGTACGATCGAAAATCCATCCTTAAAAGGCAAGGAACACGGTGTACATAAAGATCAAATCATAGAATTGCAATACAAAGAGAACAAAGAAGAAAAAGTACTACGCTTAAGACTAATAACTTATTACGATGAGAAAGGGATGCCTTACGCCTTCTTAACAAATAGTTTTGAAGAACTAACTGCGGAAGAAGTAGCTGCTTGTTACAAAAAAGATGGGATATTGAGCTTTTATTTAAGAAGTTAA
- a CDS encoding DUF4372 domain-containing protein → MDKDTTIKFVGQPIFAQIIKMVSKTVFSQLVSKHQSDRYYKEFKTWDHFVSLMFAILSRCDSIAEIIDGMVGLSGKLQYLSLGKVPAKSTFSDGMRKRSDKFFEDLYFALVKEYSSFLSDSKTLGKQFQQMLLIDSTTIRLFTEVLKGVGRNRKDDGKKKVELRYTWSSTPLNK, encoded by the coding sequence ATGGACAAAGATACGACGATAAAATTTGTCGGACAGCCGATTTTCGCTCAAATCATAAAAATGGTGAGCAAAACAGTATTTAGCCAATTAGTATCGAAACATCAAAGCGACCGCTATTACAAAGAATTTAAGACATGGGATCATTTTGTGTCTCTGATGTTTGCTATCTTGAGTCGATGTGATTCGATTGCTGAAATCATAGATGGAATGGTGGGTTTATCAGGTAAATTACAGTATTTAAGTCTCGGGAAAGTACCTGCGAAGAGTACATTCAGCGATGGGATGCGAAAGAGATCGGATAAATTTTTTGAGGACTTGTACTTTGCCTTGGTCAAAGAGTATTCATCGTTTTTGTCGGACAGCAAGACTCTAGGCAAACAGTTTCAGCAGATGCTACTTATAGATTCAACTACTATCCGATTATTTACCGAAGTACTCAAAGGAGTAGGCCGTAATCGCAAAGATGATGGAAAGAAAAAGGTGGAGCTAAGGTACACATGGTCATCAACGCCTTTGAACAAATAG
- a CDS encoding transcriptional regulator, whose product MSVLMVNEWVNFTEMKQLLDLSDGNLASHTMALENKNYIEVRKAFVGKKPETSYRATQTGKLSFQKHIEALATLIGKP is encoded by the coding sequence ATGTCTGTCCTGATGGTAAATGAATGGGTCAATTTTACGGAAATGAAACAATTGCTGGACCTTTCTGACGGAAATCTGGCCAGTCATACCATGGCTTTGGAAAATAAAAATTATATAGAAGTCCGTAAAGCATTTGTTGGCAAGAAACCGGAAACATCTTACCGGGCTACTCAGACCGGTAAACTTTCATTTCAGAAACATATAGAAGCATTGGCAACCCTGATTGGGAAGCCCTGA
- the creD gene encoding cell envelope integrity protein CreD, whose amino-acid sequence METQKMSFLQSPSTKITLKVALIFILVLFLMIPKFKIMDLVNERKELNLTVMDDVYSGWGNEQIIAGPVLVIPYHEMVSQSDITKPKVQVKKNLLIYPDSSKTDGKLSTESKYRSLYKVLLYKANLNFQGNFVIPKYDALNINQDDMLYNEAYVTIGITDPKGIENKIDFKWSDEKFSFSPGLVDVQFQCDQNHESQSRIAYTNSQGIYVPGFKTGLHSKIPVSSENDEYRFSFNLDFKGSKSLQFAPLGRYTDVQLKSVFPDPVFNGGFLPEHATNSDGFDAKWKILEYNKTLPPFQKDVQMVDLGNNLFGVKIQHLTDNYTTTNRAVKYMILIIALTFLVVFLTEIVERIHIHIFQYTLIGLALAIFFTLLLSISEFWGFDLAYSGSATATIGLIFLYSLGMFKNKKSSGLLLGLMVALFAYIYIIIQLEKTALLAGSIGLFVIIALTMYVTRKIRWFEESRKQDSRNIESTEIN is encoded by the coding sequence ATGGAAACACAAAAAATGTCTTTTTTACAATCGCCTTCTACTAAAATTACACTGAAGGTTGCATTAATCTTCATACTGGTATTATTTCTGATGATTCCCAAATTTAAGATCATGGATCTCGTAAATGAACGGAAAGAACTCAATCTTACAGTGATGGACGATGTATATTCCGGATGGGGAAATGAACAAATTATTGCCGGTCCGGTGCTGGTGATACCTTATCATGAAATGGTCAGTCAATCTGATATCACCAAACCAAAAGTACAGGTCAAAAAAAATCTTCTTATTTATCCCGATTCTTCAAAAACAGATGGAAAATTGTCCACAGAATCCAAATACAGAAGTCTTTATAAAGTTTTACTGTACAAAGCCAATTTGAATTTTCAAGGCAACTTTGTCATTCCTAAATACGATGCGCTTAATATAAACCAGGATGATATGCTCTATAATGAAGCTTATGTTACGATTGGCATTACAGATCCGAAAGGGATAGAAAACAAAATAGACTTTAAATGGAGTGATGAAAAATTTTCTTTCAGTCCGGGTTTAGTCGATGTCCAGTTTCAATGCGATCAGAATCATGAATCACAATCTCGTATAGCCTACACGAACAGTCAGGGAATATATGTACCGGGATTTAAAACGGGATTACACAGTAAAATTCCTGTTTCATCCGAAAATGATGAGTATCGTTTTTCTTTTAATCTGGATTTCAAAGGGAGTAAAAGTCTGCAATTTGCTCCGTTAGGCAGATATACCGACGTTCAGTTAAAATCCGTTTTTCCGGACCCTGTATTTAACGGAGGTTTTCTGCCGGAACATGCCACCAATTCTGATGGTTTTGATGCAAAATGGAAAATACTGGAATACAATAAAACATTACCCCCTTTTCAGAAAGATGTACAGATGGTTGATCTTGGAAATAATTTGTTCGGTGTAAAAATCCAGCATTTGACAGATAATTATACAACCACAAACAGAGCTGTGAAGTATATGATTTTGATCATTGCACTGACATTTTTAGTAGTATTCCTGACAGAAATAGTGGAGCGCATTCATATCCATATCTTTCAATATACCTTGATCGGGCTAGCATTGGCTATATTTTTTACACTTCTATTATCGATATCAGAATTTTGGGGATTTGATCTGGCATATTCAGGATCTGCAACAGCCACTATAGGATTGATATTTCTGTATAGTTTAGGTATGTTTAAAAACAAAAAAAGCTCCGGCTTACTCCTTGGATTGATGGTTGCATTATTTGCATACATATATATCATTATACAATTGGAAAAAACAGCATTGCTTGCAGGATCGATTGGACTTTTTGTGATCATTGCACTAACGATGTATGTGACCAGGAAAATAAGGTGGTTTGAAGAAAGTAGAAAACAAGATTCCAGAAATATTGAATCTACAGAAATTAATTAA
- a CDS encoding LytTR family transcriptional regulator codes for MNTNPAKLSCNGLDSKIYIPVIEILVIEASGNHSYIHTTKDEKIFVTNSLKELTDRLKTYHFCRAHRQYLINSNKLYKLHSIDGGYIEMENGQKYPVSKPGKRMLMDALKAITI; via the coding sequence ATGAATACAAATCCTGCTAAGTTGTCTTGCAATGGACTGGATAGTAAAATATACATCCCTGTAATTGAAATTTTAGTGATAGAAGCTTCGGGTAATCATTCATATATTCATACAACGAAAGATGAGAAAATATTTGTAACCAACTCCCTCAAAGAATTAACAGATAGATTGAAAACTTATCACTTTTGCAGGGCGCACAGACAATATCTTATCAACTCAAATAAACTGTACAAACTTCATTCCATTGATGGAGGATACATAGAGATGGAGAATGGCCAAAAATATCCTGTATCAAAACCAGGAAAACGTATGCTGATGGATGCCCTGAAAGCTATCACAATTTAG